Part of the Penaeus vannamei isolate JL-2024 chromosome 9, ASM4276789v1, whole genome shotgun sequence genome is shown below.
atatatacatatatataattaaatatatatatgtatatatatatatattgtatatatacatatataattatatattcatattatatatacattatatatatatatatatatattatatgtatttatatatatatatatatataatatacatatatatatatatatatatatatatatatatatatgtatatatatatatgtatatatagttgtcaATCATATGCCATCATATTTTGCGCGGGAAGGGGTTCAAAATGTgtatgaaatataaagaaaagaatctAAATACATTGTTTAACAATTTCAgttcctccacacacacgcacatcgatGTATTCGTCAGTTTAATGCATAAACATATCAagataatgtataaaaataacTTTTCTGATATAGGACAAATATGACAATTTCATTTACAGCTAGGTAAACAGATGTGcatagacaaagagaaggaacatGAATATTGCATaaatgaaacagaaatagagCGAAATGAATATgcatttcattagaatgaacagGTATTTTTTCCGTGTATCAGATATCCTACAGCACATGTATTGGAAAAGGTTCCTAGACTTTAGATATTAAAcctccttggaaccacctagCTAGTAGTTGCTCAAGCTGAAACAAGCAGATGATGTTTTCCCactcagctgttcgaatgtgaATGCGCCTTCTCAGAGAAATACCAAGACTTacgggataataatgatgaaaactatGATTAAGCGCATTcagaataaccgaaacgaattatCCACACTTGGTAATTCATTACCAAGTTCGTTATTTTCAGAttacatcaggtcaggtcagatcgcATCAGAATACATAAaaccaggtcagatcacatcagaataCATaagatcatatcatatcatatcatatcagttcatatcacatcagataggGCAATCACCTTAAGTCAGGTCGGATCACATAAGACCAGGTCATATCCTATCAAAGcaagtcagatcacatcaaatcataTGAGAACAGGTTAGATTACATCAAATCGGGTCAAATCACATccgatcaggtcaaatcacattagATCAGGTTAGGCATatcatatcaggtcagatcacatcatatCAGATTACATAAGATCAGGTCAtatatcaggtcaaatcacaccaGATCTGGCCAGGCCACATCAAATAtgatcatatcacatcagatcaagtcagattgcatcagatcaggtcaaattacaACAGATCAGGTCAAATTATATCAgaccaggtcagatcacatcatatcaggtcacattacatcagatcagatcaGACTGCATCAGATTCGGTCAGATCACGTCATGTCAGGTTAGATCAGGTAAAATTACTTCAgaccaggtcagatcacatcagatcaggtcatcaCATCAATTCAGGTTAAATCATATATCAGTTTAAATCACACCAGATCTGGCCAAGCCACATCAAATATAATAAGATCAGATCACATCATGTCAGGTAAAATTATATTAGATCAGGTCAAATCGCATCAGATCAGGACATTACATCAAAGCAGGTAAAATTACATGAGCAGGTCAgataacatcagatcaggtcagatcacgtcagatacGGTAAGGTCACGTCAAATACGGTCAATCATATCTGATCagatcaaatcacatcagatcaggtcagatcacttcagatcaggtcagattacatcagatcaggtcagatcacgccAGATAAGGTAAAGTCATATCAAATACGGGCAGACCACATCTGATCAGGTCAGTTCACATCAGAACAGGTCAGATTAcaccagatcaggtcagatcacgtcaGGTAAGGTATCACATCAATTGCGATTATATAACATCATGTCAAGTCAGATGTCATCATGGGATCAGATCCGATTTCATCAGataaggtcaaatcacatcagattagGGGAAATTACATCAGACCAGTTAAGATCACATCAGATAAGGTCAAATTACATCAGACCAGTTAAGATCACATCGGAGCATGTTatattacatcagatcaggtcagatcacattagaCCAGGTAAGATCacatcatatcaggtcagatcacaccagatcaggtcaaattacaCCAGAATAGTTATACGGTTATATAACATCTTGTTTGGTCAATTCACATTAGGTTTGTCAAATTACATCAAACCAGGTCAGATCAGATCAGatcaaatcaggtcagattacattgGATCAGGCTGCCACATCAGTGCAGGTCAGATCCCGTCAGATAAGGTAAGGTCACATCAAATACGGCCAAATTacatcatatcaggtcagattgcatcagatcaggtcaaattacaTCAGATTAGGTGAAATCGAATTAGTTGTGGTCAAATTACATCTGATTAGGTGAAATTAGACATTAGACCAGGTCATATCACATAAGATCAGGTCGAATTACTTCAGATCAGGTCAGACCACCTTAGATAAGGTCATCACATCTGATCAGGTTAGATCACACCAGATCTGGCTAAATCGCTTAAAATGTGGTCAAATTACATCAGACCAAGTAAAATCACATgaaatcaggtcagatcacgtcaGGTAAGGTAAGGTCACATTATATACGGTCATAtcacatcatatcatatcatatcttatCACCTCAGATCAggccagatcacatcagatcagatcaAATGACCAAATCAGGTCAAATCGCATTAGATCTGGTCAAATTTCGTCAGAACAGGTCAAATCAcagatcaggtcaaattacacaaggtcagattacatcagatcaggtaagGTAAGGTCACATTATATATAGTCATATCACATCATGTCAAATTACATCATgccaggtcagattacatcacttcaggtcaaatcacatcagatcacgtcaaaATATATCAGATCAAGTCAAATTACAGGTCAGACCTGATCTGGTGtaatatgacctgatctgatgtgatctgtccTGCTTTGATGTGATCTGATATGATATAATGTGATTTTACGTGATGTGATGTActtctacctgtgtgtgtgtacatatatttatatatatacatgtatgtgtgcatgtttatgtgtttgtttgtgtgagtgtgtgtgtgtgtgtgtgatagtgtgtgtgtgtgtgtgtgcatataatatatatatacaaacacacacacacatatatatatatatatatacaaatatatatgtatgtgtgagtgtgtgtgtgtgtgtgtgtgagtgtgtgtgtgtgtgtgtgtgtgtgtgtgtgtgtgtgtgtgtgtgtgtgtgtgtgtgtgtgtgtgtgtgtgtgtgtgagtgtgtgtgtgtgtgagtgtgtgtgcgtgtgtgtgtgtatgtgtgtgtgtgagtgtgtgtgtgtgtgtgagtgtgtgtaagtgtgtgtgtgtgtgtgtgtgtgtgtgtatgtgtgtgtgtgtgagtgtgtgtgtgtgtgagtgtgcgtgtgtgtgtgagtgtgtgtttgtgagtgtgtgtgtgtgtgtgtgtgtgtgtctgtgtgtgtgtgtgtgtgtgtgtgtgtgtgtgtgtgtgtgtgtgtgtgtgtgtgtgtgtgtgtgtgtgtgtgtgtgtgtgtgtgtgtgtgtgtgtgtgagtgtgtgtgtgtgtgtgtgtgtgtgtgtgtgtgtgtgtgtgtgtgtgtgtgtgtgtgtgtgtgtgtgtgtgtgtgtgtgtgtgtgtgtgtgtgtgagtgtgtgtgtgtgtgtgtgttatttgaaaCTATATTAGTATGCATGACTCTCCTAATTCAATCTCTGGATCAGTGTTACCACTGAATATTTGATCGTAGATTT
Proteins encoded:
- the LOC138862538 gene encoding rhoptry surface protein CERLI2-like; this encodes MSSQMSSWDQIRFHQIRSNHIRLGEITSDQLRSHQIRSNYIRPVKITSEHVILHQIRSDHIRPGLSNYIKPGQIRSDQIRSDYIGSGCHISAGQIPSDKVRSHQIRPNYIISGQIASDQVKLHQIRSGQTTLDKVITSDQVRSHQIWLNRLKCGQITSDQIRPDHIRSDQMTKSGQIALDLVKFRQNRSNHRSGQITQGQITSDQVRSDYITSGQITSDHVKIYQIKSNYRSDLIWCNMT